The genomic region TCCTATTTATAGCACAATTGTATTTATGATCTATGCAAACTGACCAACTAGTCAGAAAAAGGTGTGTGTTGTAGTTAACTTGTGTGCAAAGACATTAAGGTTTGATCATTTGCTTGTGCATGGACATGTTctttgtattttaaatttgtcttttcctctctctttgCAGAGGCATATCTATGGCCACCAGGGAAAAAATGTCCAAATTTTTGCAGATGACAGTAGTTTGGCTGTCAATCCTGCTTATGTTCGATCTTGGCTGGATCTTTTGTCACAAACACCTCGAGTGgctccatttctttcaaaGAATGACCCTTTTGTCATGGCATTGAAAAAGGTTTATCTTCTATTCCTTTCCTTGATCTCCTCctttatgttttttgtttctttctttaagatGATGATTTACACTTGAAAAATGGTGTTGGTTTTCCTTAGTGTCGAATTTAGgttaaaagaatcaaaatgaaggaaattaaaatattatatggtATTTAAGATACAGGGATTGTCAAATGTCTTGGATAAGTGCTTGTTCAATTGGAATTTTATGAGATAGAAACCCTTGGCTTTTATGAAGAAAAGTTgcatttatcattaatcagaagcaaaagtaaagaaaataatttatttcattctAGGGTGCATCCGTCACTTCAAAACTTTTACTCTCCTCTACCAGTGGATTCAATTGGATGAACCAATAGGTCAAAAATGGCAGGATTTTCATGTCTCTTCGTTGGTAAATAAAACTGAACAAACTTTTGGATAGGGATGGAGGGTTAATGGTGAAAACACTAGAATGACTTGTCTTGTGTTTTCTATCACTTTGAATTCTGACTGTTATTCATTTCACTCAATGGCAGGAATTAGTTGATCATACTGATGAAGTGAATGTGCAACATGAAAATCTTGAAGGGATGTTCACTTTTTACGATTCAACTAGTGCTAGACTTAACATATATCAGGTGTTTCATATAGTTTCTTACGAATGCTTAATGCTTAATTTTGCTTAAATGGGCTatctctttctcattttttttttttatctgatTATGACACATAAGATACATGGTTGAAATTGTTTCCTTGTATGCTCAGTCTTTCTTTATTAATGCAGATAATGACCAGTTTAAACATGTTGTCACAGGTTGCTAGTGTAACATTTGACTTGCTGTTGCTACTTGTGTTGGGATCGTATTTGATAGTGCTCTTCAGTTTTCTTGTCATCACAACCAGGGTACACTCTCTTTACTATCAAGAAAAAATCTTCAATGTtcaccttttcttttcctgcGGTTAGAATGTAACAAAATGTTAATAacactttttattaaaaaggaaaaattgttaattaattgacTATGCTGGTCGTACAGGGTCTTGATGATCTAATCAGTTTATTTCGACGACCTCCTTCTCGAAAGGTGAAAACAGCTTGATAGCTGCAGCGGCATTGTATGCAAATGCCTTCCCTGATGTAGCTTAAACCGAAATTCCCATGAGGTTCCGTAGTGGTTTTGCGCTAATGTTTTTGTTAGTTTTAGTATCACGAGGGATCATTTTAAATGCTGGTCCAAAGaagatttttgtaatttatttttccaaaatgAGATCAGTCAAGTCAAGGTGCGAGAAAAAATTTTGCTCAGCTCCAGTATTGTACACTGCAGTTATATAGCAGAGAATAATATGTAGGGTCCAAGCACCAACCAAAAAGTTGATCCTACTTATGGAGATTAGGGTTGATGGTATTGAAAATTTGATCAGGTGACAGGTGCTTTGCTCAATGCAATCGTGGGAATCTGGTTCACAGTTGCAGAATCAAACTGAAATTCTTCTGGAAAAGAGATTAAAATTACAAACTTCCTTTTCGAAAAGGAAAATACTAGTGCATTGTAAGGATGCCTATGCATGAAATGCTAACATGCTCTCATTTTCTGgtgttgttttcttttccttattttgttctgtattttttttcttcttttttttttaaaaataggaaatggaaaaaataacTCTTGAGAAAAAGGAGAGGAGATTGGGGTACACACTCGTAGCAACTAGTTTCTCTGGGGAATGAATGATACTACTAAGCAAGAATGGGAATGCAAAAGCCTATGAAGAAATTGAGATTCTCTAAGCTAACAGTCTCAAACTTGAATTGTTGAAGATAAAAGATTAGGATTAAACTTATAGGGTATCCTATAAGACCAGAGTAGGTCTGCATATGTAACAACTGACTCTCGGCTCCCAATTGCATGCTGCCACACAACATGGTTTTTGATGACATTTATCAAACAGGATTTTGTTAGTAATCTGTAACCCTAGTTACAAGAATGGGGAATTTAATTCAGCTTGCTCCTACATTTCATTAATACTGCACTGGAGCTTCCTTATCATGAGACTCCAAGCCCGAGGTTTTCTCAACTATCACGCCTTCCATTTTGTCTTAGATTTTCTGAACCTGCCATAACTTGGGTTAAGCAGCTTACTAAAACACGGAAATCATTAAGTAGCATCTCTCAGACCTTTTCATAAACATGCTTAGGCTTTCACACGATTACACATCAATATAAGGAGTGGGAATGATTGGAAGTAAATAACCTACATCTAACTTATCATCGACCCCAATAATAGAAGGGGAGAAGAAACCAAAATTGTCTACAAAATCATCAAAGATCCAAATTCTCTGACAGACCTAGaacaaataatattaaacccATTCCATCTGTCATGTCATTCTAGGAAAACtgttttcaaacaaaaagCGAAACTCTGAATGTAATTGATTTCCATAGCTTCAACTCTCTAGTGTATTCATAtgacatgaaaaaaaataccaaaatcaCTCATCAGCCGCTTGACTCGGGGTCCTTGGAATTGAACCAGGCCGCACCTTGTCTACAAAGATGACACGTCCATCTAGCAACTGCAAGTGATtacaatttgtcaaatttgaacTTCGCAATTTGAAAAATGCCAAAATTAGCAGCAGAATATATACATCCTTCACATTAAAGGTGTTACTTAATTCTACAACTGATAAAAGGTTCCTTGATGTGTGGCAGAGGACTAATGCAGGattaaataaaggaaaagaaatgagaaagatGTAATGCAACATTACCTGCCCATTCATGACTGTAAGAGCCTTCCTGGCTTCATCCTCTTCAGCAAAAGTCACATAGCCATACCCTTTTGATCTGTTTCTAACACTATCCATCATTACCTTAGCTGGAAAAGTAAAATAGCTAAATAAAGGACAATTATTAGTAGAAAaagtccaaaaaaaaaaaggtgttcAAGCTGGGATAAACAGACGCAGAACAAACCTTCAACTACTTTGCCAAATTGTGAAAATGAATTAGCTAATACATCCtctgtggtggagaaagaaataCCTGCAAGTAAAATCATCAGTTACagtaaaaacaaaagtatCAGGAAGAGGAATCATGTCGAAAGCAACAGCTTCCAAATTGAAAGAAAGTGATCCAGCTAGTAAGAACACGTATGTATCACGTGAAAATTGCATGAACCAAAGTTAGACAAAATTAAAAACGGCATAAGAGGAAATTCCAATAACTAAGAGAATCAATGATTCAATGAAGCtaagaaatttcaatttaggAATACCCTTTCAGCCcaaagttaattttataatcCTCATTGATTACTGACCAAAGAATGTCCATTTCGATATTGCCTCTTCTAAAACCTTTCAAAACTGCAGGTTTAATCAAGCAAAGCATGCAAGTTCAATCAATTAACCCATTTAACCCATTACATATGTTCTTTATTATCCCAGTTAAAATAGATAAGCTAATCATTCTTTACCAagactttttgtttttaaagaaAACCCAAACAATGAactacaaaaacaaaaatttactccaccaTTCTGCAACCACCCCCGAATAAAGAACATGGGGTGTTTGTGTTATTTCATCATCTACcaaataattctaaaaaacaaaatccaactttatatatatatatcaaatcaaCTCGACATGTAATGGTGGGCAATAGGTTAATGGTAAACTCTCGTTAAATTAATATGAATACCTTTAACGAAGAGGGTAGAAGCGAAGCCTCTGAAGAAGAAGAGTTGGCCTGGATTCTTATTGTATAGGCTGCTTGAATGATAGACGTATTTCAGGATGCTTCCTCCCAAATTTGACGCCGCCATTTTCAGCTTTCTAGCAGAGAGGGAAAAAGACAAAACAGATGAGTGCCCTCATCTTTGATTTCGGAATTCcagtttgttttgttttgtctttAGCTAACTTAATTTGGGACTATATTTTCTTTGGGTTTCTATTTGGTTGGAAATTGCTTTGGGCCAAAACTGAGTTGGGCTGTAACACGTAATCCCTAAAACTGTTTATGAATGGTCTTTACTTACGCCCGACCCGTGCCCACTCATTGCCACCCCTTTCGTAACTTGAGCTGAAACTTTGATACTTACATGTATCTAGAAATAAACTTTTGAGCCTTTTTAGCCTCAggatttgaatattttaaattggaattttgaagttgaaaattg from Theobroma cacao cultivar B97-61/B2 chromosome 9, Criollo_cocoa_genome_V2, whole genome shotgun sequence harbors:
- the LOC18590275 gene encoding cold-inducible RNA-binding protein gives rise to the protein MAASNLGGSILKYVYHSSSLYNKNPGQLFFFRGFASTLFVKGISFSTTEDVLANSFSQFGKVVEAKVMMDSVRNRSKGYGYVTFAEEDEARKALTVMNGQLLDGRVIFVDKVRPGSIPRTPSQAADE